In Labeo rohita strain BAU-BD-2019 chromosome 16, IGBB_LRoh.1.0, whole genome shotgun sequence, one DNA window encodes the following:
- the si:dkey-122a22.2 gene encoding uncharacterized protein si:dkey-122a22.2, with translation MLRRRTNGREDADSVKPDRKKTTEDSGVNVSQRSCWTVVSFWVKVLLFIIFTPAFLNYASLQREGQVLSATGAQMIDIGLGQMIHLLCKGHGRPVVVLDAPAGMSSDVWYYVQESLSLSTKVCTYDRVGLGFSRRTLQNETTGTEKVWGLSTTGRMVDDLHRLVKAADIATPFILIGSELGTLNGRFYSHIHDTQVSDLVLIDPIPEDVFEEEKWQQYWYSHLVPSLQMMQFSAAAGLSRLLIILGVLKPVIQGGDVSEELVQRQKYLLCNPAHQSAAVDEHFFLNESASQVREISRYKPLSSKTSVHVITGESFDDQLPSDLNQVLAELQSKFLKRSYPNANHIQIRGADRHMIYKNPSSLIKHLHKLVSQRQPNQQRQ, from the exons ATGTTGCGCAGAAGGACAAACGGACGAGAAGATGCGGACAGCGTCAAACCTGATAGAAAGAAG ACTACAGAGGACTCCGGTGTGAATGTCTCTCAGAGGAGTTGCTGGACTGTTGTGTCTTTCTGGGTGAAGGTTCTCCTCTTCATCATCTTCACTCCAGCTTTTCTGAACTATGCCTCCCTGCAGAGAGAGGGACAGGTGCTGTCAGCCACAG GTGCTCAGATGATTGATATCGGCCTCGGCCAAATGATCCATCTGTTGTGCAAAGGACACGGACGACCTGTTG ttgttCTCGATGCTCCAGCAGGGATGTCTTCAGATGTTTGGTACTATGTTCAGGAAAGTCTCTCATTATCAACAAAG GTGTGCACCTATGACAGAGTCGGTCTGGGTTTCAGCCGAAGAACCCTGCAGAATGAAACTACAGGCACAGAGAAAGTCTGGGGATTATCAACCACTGGAAG GATGGTGGATGACCTTCATCGATTGGTCAAGGCTGCAGATATAGCCACACCCTTCATCCTGATTGGCTCTGAGTTGGGTACGCTGAACGGCAGGTTCTACAGCCACATCCATGACAC GCAAGTGTCTGACCTGGTGTTGATCGATCCGATCCCAGAGGATGTCTTTGAAGAGGAGAAGTGGCAGCAGTACTG GTACTCTCACCTCGTCCCTTCCCTGCAGATGATGCAGTTCTCTGCAGCTGCAGGTTTGAGTCGTCTGCTCATTATTCTGGGTGTTTTGAAGCCGGTCATTCAGGGAGGCGACGTCTCAGAGGAGCTCGTACAGCGACAG AAATATCTGCTGTGTAACCCTGCCCATCAGAGCGCTGCAGTAGACGAGCATTTCTTTCTAAATGAGAGCGCATCTCAAGTCAG GGAGATCTCCAGATATAAGCCTCTCTCTAGCAAGACATCTGTGCATGTGATCACTGGGGAATCCTTTGATGATCAGCTTCCTTCAGATCTCAACCAA GTGCTTGCTGAACTTCAGAGCAAGTTTTTGAAGCGCTCTTATCCCAACGCCAATCACATTCAGATTCGCGGGGCGGATCGGCACATGATCTACAAAAATCCGTCCTCGCTTATCAAACATTTGCATAAGCTCGTGTCACAAAGGCAGCCCAACCAACAGAGGCAGTGA